A genomic stretch from Chiloscyllium plagiosum isolate BGI_BamShark_2017 chromosome 2, ASM401019v2, whole genome shotgun sequence includes:
- the marveld2b gene encoding MARVEL domain-containing protein 2b — translation MSSGASSGQRSRVSDNTRRNRERVSQYDEVPREGQDSHLSQQENFLPVSGSKSIQDCNLADSADPLPPPPLPLQPPVGPEFYLAGSDDPVTSLELKPVRRFIPDSVKNLFKNKSDENQWNTAPPTNYISEGVECSPPASPTPSSKEQSRIDEQRSASSYRDPYGGSGGSYNSRKETEAMLPRDPYDSLDRHTRTVQSYSEKVQVYHMKYSYMKSWAGLLRILGVVQLLSGAAVFACVCAYIHKDNEWYNMFGYSRPYSHVANSLQGGYYYDGPKTPFVIVVAGIAWVVTIILLVLGMSMYYRTILLDSNWWPLTEFAINIVLFILFLAAAIVYLNDMNRGGLCYYPLFNTPMNSTFCRVEGGQIAAVIFLFATMFLYLISSIVCLKLWRHEAKRKQKEYAEYEMRSTEAGTSMEPSALGVKGDRSMAADTNQKKLQPVEMKPTVLSGYIPAGHIPKPLVMADYVAKYPSIRTPEERERYKAVFNDQHAEYKELHAEVQTVLKKFSEMDAMMSRLPQHAETQQEYDRITKVFHEYQKKKNDPTFLEKKERCEYLKNKLSHIKQRIQEYDKVMNWNANM, via the exons ATGTCCTCGGGAGCATCTTCAGGTCAAAGATCAAGAGTTTCTGACAACACTCGTAGGAATCGAGAAAGAGTGTCTCAATATGATGAGGTTCCTCGAGAAGGACAGGATTCGCATCTGTCTCAACAGGAGAATTTTCTCCCTGTATCAGGTTCTAAATCTATACAAGACTGTAATTTAGCAGATAGTGCAGATCCACTGCCGcctccacctctgcctctgcAGCCACCTGTAGGTCCTGAATTTTATTTAGCTGGAAGTGATGATCCAGTGACTTCTCTTGAATTGAAACCAGTGAGACGTTTCATTCCAGATTCTGTAAAAAACTTATTcaaaaataaaagtgatgaaaACCAGTGGAATACAGCACCTCCAACCAATTACATTAGTGAGGGAGTGGAGTGTTCACCACCTGCATCCCCCACTCCTTCTTCTAAAGAACAATCCAGAATCGATGAACAGAGATCAGCTAGTTCTTACAGGGATCCATATGGAGGCTCTGGAGGGAGCTACAACTCTCGGAAGGAAACTGAAGCCATGCTGCCTCGAGATCCCTACGATTCGTTGGATCGTCATACCCGCACTGTGCAGAGCTACAGTGAGAAGGTGCAGGTGTACCACATGAAATACTCCTACATGAAGTCGTGGGCTGGTTTACTGAGGATCTTGGGTGTAGTTCAGTTATTATCTGGAGCTGCcgtatttgcctgtgtttgtgcTTACATACATAAGGACAACGAATGGTATAATATGTTTGGTTACTCACGGCCATATAGTCATGTTGCCAACAGTCTGCAAGGAGGATATTATTATGATGGACCTAAAACTCCTTTTGTCATTGTTGTTGCAGGCATAGCGTGGGTTGTCACTATTATTTTACTTGTACTGGGCATGTCCATGTACTACCGGACAATCTTACTTGATTCCAACTGGTGGCCGTTGACTGAGTTTGCCATTAACATCGTCCTGTTTATTCTCTTCCTGGCTGCTGCTATAGTATATTTAAATGACATGAATCGTGGCGGGCTTTGTTATTATCCTCTCTTCAACACTCCAATGAATTCTACATTTTGCCGTGTAGAAGGAGGACAAATTGCTGCTGTCATCTTCCTGTTTGCTACGATGTTTCTTTATCTCATCAGTTCAATTGTGTGTCTGAAGCTTTGGAGGCACGAGGCAAAGAGGAAACAAAAAGAATATGCAGAATATGAG ATGAGAAGTACAGAGGCTGGTACATCAATGGAACCG AGTGCGTTGGGAGTTAAAGGTGATAGATCTATGGCTGCTGATACAAACCAGAAAAAATTGCAACCTGTTGAAATGAAGCCAACGGTACTAAGTGGATATATTCCTGCAGGGCATATTCCAAAACCACTTGTGATGGCTGACTATGTAGC taaATATCCTTCTATTCGAACCCCTGAAGAACGTGAACGTTACAAGGCAGTATTTAATGATCAGCATGCAGAGTACAAAGAGCTTCATGCAGAAGTGCAAACTGTTCTGAAAAAGTTCAGTGAAATGGATGCCATGATGAGTAGACTTCCTCAACATGCAGAGACCCAACAG GAGTATGACAGAATCACAAAAGTTTTCCATGAAtatcagaagaaaaaaaat GATCCCACATTCCTGGAGAAAAAAGAACGCTGTGAATATTTGAAAAACAAACTCTCTCACATCAAACAGAGAATTCAAGAATATGACAAAGTCATGAACTGGAATGCTAACATGTAG